One Panicum virgatum strain AP13 chromosome 9K, P.virgatum_v5, whole genome shotgun sequence genomic region harbors:
- the LOC120648564 gene encoding non-specific lipid-transfer protein 2-like — protein MAKAVAVLVAVLVVAAAGAGGAAAQQCDASGLAVCARAIIGGAAPTAACCSGLRAQQGCFCRYARNPAYSRYINSPAARGALTACGIAIPRC, from the coding sequence ATGGCGAAGGCGGTGGCGGTACTGGTGGcggtgctggtggtggcggcggcgggcgcgggcggggcggcggcgcagcagtgCGACGCGTCGGGGCTGGCGGTGTGCGCGCGGGCGATCATCGGCGGGgcggcgcccacggcggcgTGCTGCTCCGGCCTGCGCGCGCAGCAGGGGTGCTTCTGCCGGTACGCGCGCAACCCGGCGTACAGCCGCTACATCaacagccccgccgcccgcggcgcGCTCACCGCCTGCGGCATCGCCATCCCGCGCTGCTAG
- the LOC120650577 gene encoding kinectin-like isoform X1, with translation MFKSRWRGGGGGGGKAKAVFKLQFHATQVPELGWEAMMVVVTPQDAGRPTARSEPAEVAGGACRWAAPILEATKLPAGKDKIYQFLVYETGSSKAALLGEATVNLVEYADALKPSAVTLPLKGSPGALLHVTIQRVVGGAGGCGDDASSENGEALPPVVKTPQRRTTLQSQLSRFEDEDREKERAAGDAMSPVQDGLLIRKPPGMRFPSRRNMAMSVDPVGHLHNGSSFDAVSVSGSDGSSERYTPKTSASLNNTFLQDSGNVLSPFANNGTLRNPLTSSGDWSGSSAPDASTDGSTSNSGEAGLRVEEDDVEKLRSEIATLTRKLDVSDMELQTLRKQIVKESRRGQDLTKEMSSLREERDALRRECEGLSGAKKMIHDSNGSGKRLSDGEDPWSQIEELKQELGHEKNLNADLRVQLQKMQESNSELLLAVKDLDELVEQKNREISILREDTHEDPQEVEYEHALSIVHNSGHKIALSETSSEQEKEDEFMLDALAKKRDDISTSELEKKIMELSNEIELYKKDREDLEMQMEQLALDYEILKQENHDISSRLEQTQLREQLRMQYECSAHLAIISDLEANVESLDNELQTQAKNFEADIAEIMSAKVEQEQRAIKAEEALRKIRWNNATTAERLQEEFKVLSSQVSSAFSANERHLVQARKEVAELQLQKSQLEELLQKAQGDLGSIQDQHRVKVQQLITLVDFKSKEIDRLLMELKSKSDEFQNQKRCDEAKLSALSEEVDLLNAKIDKLSSERDELFEKNEQKDKEVAGISEKDAQLQDKAAEITSLNKELALLKDQVKMHLEELHYLKCSKNEKEETIGKLQIDIGSLKLQCENLKTLLSKKESEKDNLASQVLKLRRSLETKEGAKTNGVNADVKDNQHTNHKRVKHNTSSTGSTTALAGTNRHNAEGDCNCNGQAMRNAAEQSSKELASLKERNKAMEEELKELHERYSEISLRFAEVEGERQQLVMTVRSLKNSQR, from the exons atGTTTAAgtcgcggtggcgcggcggcggcggcgggggcggcaagGCCAAGGCCGTGTTCAAGCTGCAGTTCCACGCCACGCAG GTGCCGGAGCTGGGGTGGGAGGcgatgatggtggtggtgacGCCGCAGGACGCAGGGCGGCCGACGGCGCGGTCGGAGCCcgcggaggtcgccggcggcgcgtgccGGTGGGCGGCCCCCATCTTGGAGGCCACCAAGCTCCCCGCCGGCAAGGACAAGATCTACCAGTTCCTCGTCTACGAGACC GGATCGAGCAAGGCGGCGCTGCTGGGGGAGGCGACGGTGAACCTGGTGGAGTACGCCGACGCGCTGAAGCCGTCGGCGGTGACGCTCCCGCTCAAGGGCAGCCCCGGCGCGCTGCTGCAC GTGACCATCCAGCGGGTGGTGGGTGGCGCCGGTGGGTGTGGAGACGACGCGAG CAGTGAGAACGGCGAGGCTTTGCCACCGGTGGTAAAGACTCCGCAGAGAAGGACTACGCTGCAGAGCCAGCTGAGCCGGTTTGAGGACGAGGACAGAGAGAAGGAGAGAGCAGCTGGGGATGCGATGAGTCCTGTGCAA GATGGATTGTTGATAAGGAAACCTCCAGGGATGAGGTTTCCATCAAGAAGAAACATGGCTATGTCGGTTGACCCAGTTGGCCATCTCCACAATGGCAGCAGCTTCGATGCCGTTTCGGTGTCTGGTTCAGATGGAAGTTCTGAGAGGTATACACCCAAAACCAGTGCAAGCTTGAACAACACATTTCTTCAGGATAGTGGCAATGTCCTCTCTCCATTTGCCAACAACGGCACTCTGAGGAACCCACTGACCAGTTCTGGTGACTGGTCAGGAAGCTCAGCCCCTGATGCTAGCACAGATGGGTCAACGAGCAATTCTGGTGAGGCAGGGTTAAGAGTGGAAGAGGATGATGTGGAGAAACTAAGAAGTGAGATAGCCACTTTAACAAGGAAATTGGATGTCTCAGATATGGAGTTGCAGACTCTCAGAAAGCAAATTGTGAAGGAGAGTCGGCGTGGGCAAGACCTCACCAAGGAGATGAGTAGCctgagggaggagagggatgcACTCAGAAGAGAATGTGAAGGACTCAGTGGGGCAAAGAAGATGATCCATGATTCGAATGGCTCAGGTAAACGGCTCTCAGATGGGGAAGACCCATGGTCACAGATTGAAGAGCTGAAGCAAGAGCTGGGTCATGAGAAGAATCTAAATGCAGATCTTCGTGTACAACTGCAAAAGATGCAGGAATCCAACTCTGAGCTGCTTCTGGCTGTGAAAGATCTTGATGAACTGGTGGAGCAAAAGAACAGAGAGATTTCCATTTTGCGAGAGGATACACATGAGGATCCACAGGAGGTAGAATATGAGCATGCTCTGTCAATTGTGCACAATTCTGGACACAAGATAGCCTTATCTGAAACAAGTTCAGAACAAGAGAAGGAAGACGAGTTTATGCTGGATGCACTTGCAAAGAAGCGTGATGACATTTCTACCTCTGagcttgaaaagaaaattatggAGTTGAGCAATGAAATTGAGTTGTACAAGAAAGATCGTGAGGATCTCGAGATGCAAATGGAGCAACTTGCACTGGATTATGAGATTCTGAAGCAAGAGAACCATGACATATCCTCGAGGCTGGAGCAAACACAACTGAGGGAGCAACTAAGGATGCAATACGAGTGTTCAGCTCATTTGGCTATAATAAGTGATCTTGAAGCCAATGTTGAGAGCTTGGATAATGAACTCCAAACACAGGCTAAAAACTTCGAGGCTGACATAGCAGAAATAATGAGTGCAAAGGTGGAACAAGAGCAACGGGCCATTAAGGCTGAGGAGGCTCTAAGGAAGATAAGATGGAACAATGCAACTACTGCAGAACGACTACAGGAGGAATTCAAGGTGTTGTCTTCGCAGGTATCTTCAGCTTTCAGTGCAAATGAACGGCATCTTGTGCAAGCAAGAAAAGAGGTTGCAGAGCTGCAGTTGCAGAAGAGCCAGTTAGAAGAGTTACTTCAAAAGGCCCAAGGAGATCTTGGATCAATTCAGGATCAGCACCGGGTTAAGGTTCAACAGTTAATAACACTGGTGGATTTCAAGTCAAAGGAGATTGACAGGCTACTGATGGAGCTCAAAAGCAAGAGCGATGAGTTCCAGAACCAAAAAAGATGTGATGAGGCAAAGTTGAGTGCTCTGTCAGAAGAAGTCGACCTACTTAATGCCAAGATCGACAAGCTATCCAGTGAGAGAGATGAACTCTTCGAAAAGAATGAGCAGAAAGATAAGGAAGTAGCTGGAATTAGTGAAAAGGATGCACAATTGCAAGACAAAGCTGCTGAGATTACTTCGCTAAATAAAGAGCTTGCATTGCTGAAGGACCAAGTGAAGATGCATTTGGAGGAACTGCACTATTTAAAATGCTCGAAGAATGAGAAGGAAGAAACAATTGGAAAGCTGCAAATAGATATTGGGTCATTGAAGCTCCAGTGTGAGAACTTGAAAACTTTGCTGTCCAAGAAAGAGTCTGAGAAAGACAACCTTGCTTCTCAGGTGCTGAAGCTAAGAAGATCCCTTGAAACTAAGGAAGGTGCAAAGACAAACGGTGTAAATGCAGATGTGAAG GACAATCAACACACTAATCATAAGCGTGTCAAGCACAATACCAGCTCCACTGGGAGCACTACTGCGCTGGCAGGCACCAACAGACACAACGCGGAAGGTGACTGCAACTGCAACGGGCAAGCCATGAG GAACGCGGCCGAGCAGTCATCAAAAGAGCTGGCTTCTCTGAAAGAGAGGAACaaagccatggaggaggagctgaaGGAGCTGCATGAGCGCTACTCCGAGATCAGCCTGCGGTTCGCGGAGGTGGAGGGCGAGCGGCAGCAGCTCGTGATGACGGTGCGGTCGCTGAAGAACTCCCAGCGGTGA
- the LOC120650577 gene encoding kinectin-like isoform X2 — MFKSRWRGGGGGGGKAKAVFKLQFHATQVPELGWEAMMVVVTPQDAGRPTARSEPAEVAGGACRWAAPILEATKLPAGKDKIYQFLVYETGSSKAALLGEATVNLVEYADALKPSAVTLPLKGSPGALLHVTIQRVVGGAGGCGDDASENGEALPPVVKTPQRRTTLQSQLSRFEDEDREKERAAGDAMSPVQDGLLIRKPPGMRFPSRRNMAMSVDPVGHLHNGSSFDAVSVSGSDGSSERYTPKTSASLNNTFLQDSGNVLSPFANNGTLRNPLTSSGDWSGSSAPDASTDGSTSNSGEAGLRVEEDDVEKLRSEIATLTRKLDVSDMELQTLRKQIVKESRRGQDLTKEMSSLREERDALRRECEGLSGAKKMIHDSNGSGKRLSDGEDPWSQIEELKQELGHEKNLNADLRVQLQKMQESNSELLLAVKDLDELVEQKNREISILREDTHEDPQEVEYEHALSIVHNSGHKIALSETSSEQEKEDEFMLDALAKKRDDISTSELEKKIMELSNEIELYKKDREDLEMQMEQLALDYEILKQENHDISSRLEQTQLREQLRMQYECSAHLAIISDLEANVESLDNELQTQAKNFEADIAEIMSAKVEQEQRAIKAEEALRKIRWNNATTAERLQEEFKVLSSQVSSAFSANERHLVQARKEVAELQLQKSQLEELLQKAQGDLGSIQDQHRVKVQQLITLVDFKSKEIDRLLMELKSKSDEFQNQKRCDEAKLSALSEEVDLLNAKIDKLSSERDELFEKNEQKDKEVAGISEKDAQLQDKAAEITSLNKELALLKDQVKMHLEELHYLKCSKNEKEETIGKLQIDIGSLKLQCENLKTLLSKKESEKDNLASQVLKLRRSLETKEGAKTNGVNADVKDNQHTNHKRVKHNTSSTGSTTALAGTNRHNAEGDCNCNGQAMRNAAEQSSKELASLKERNKAMEEELKELHERYSEISLRFAEVEGERQQLVMTVRSLKNSQR, encoded by the exons atGTTTAAgtcgcggtggcgcggcggcggcggcgggggcggcaagGCCAAGGCCGTGTTCAAGCTGCAGTTCCACGCCACGCAG GTGCCGGAGCTGGGGTGGGAGGcgatgatggtggtggtgacGCCGCAGGACGCAGGGCGGCCGACGGCGCGGTCGGAGCCcgcggaggtcgccggcggcgcgtgccGGTGGGCGGCCCCCATCTTGGAGGCCACCAAGCTCCCCGCCGGCAAGGACAAGATCTACCAGTTCCTCGTCTACGAGACC GGATCGAGCAAGGCGGCGCTGCTGGGGGAGGCGACGGTGAACCTGGTGGAGTACGCCGACGCGCTGAAGCCGTCGGCGGTGACGCTCCCGCTCAAGGGCAGCCCCGGCGCGCTGCTGCAC GTGACCATCCAGCGGGTGGTGGGTGGCGCCGGTGGGTGTGGAGACGACGCGAG TGAGAACGGCGAGGCTTTGCCACCGGTGGTAAAGACTCCGCAGAGAAGGACTACGCTGCAGAGCCAGCTGAGCCGGTTTGAGGACGAGGACAGAGAGAAGGAGAGAGCAGCTGGGGATGCGATGAGTCCTGTGCAA GATGGATTGTTGATAAGGAAACCTCCAGGGATGAGGTTTCCATCAAGAAGAAACATGGCTATGTCGGTTGACCCAGTTGGCCATCTCCACAATGGCAGCAGCTTCGATGCCGTTTCGGTGTCTGGTTCAGATGGAAGTTCTGAGAGGTATACACCCAAAACCAGTGCAAGCTTGAACAACACATTTCTTCAGGATAGTGGCAATGTCCTCTCTCCATTTGCCAACAACGGCACTCTGAGGAACCCACTGACCAGTTCTGGTGACTGGTCAGGAAGCTCAGCCCCTGATGCTAGCACAGATGGGTCAACGAGCAATTCTGGTGAGGCAGGGTTAAGAGTGGAAGAGGATGATGTGGAGAAACTAAGAAGTGAGATAGCCACTTTAACAAGGAAATTGGATGTCTCAGATATGGAGTTGCAGACTCTCAGAAAGCAAATTGTGAAGGAGAGTCGGCGTGGGCAAGACCTCACCAAGGAGATGAGTAGCctgagggaggagagggatgcACTCAGAAGAGAATGTGAAGGACTCAGTGGGGCAAAGAAGATGATCCATGATTCGAATGGCTCAGGTAAACGGCTCTCAGATGGGGAAGACCCATGGTCACAGATTGAAGAGCTGAAGCAAGAGCTGGGTCATGAGAAGAATCTAAATGCAGATCTTCGTGTACAACTGCAAAAGATGCAGGAATCCAACTCTGAGCTGCTTCTGGCTGTGAAAGATCTTGATGAACTGGTGGAGCAAAAGAACAGAGAGATTTCCATTTTGCGAGAGGATACACATGAGGATCCACAGGAGGTAGAATATGAGCATGCTCTGTCAATTGTGCACAATTCTGGACACAAGATAGCCTTATCTGAAACAAGTTCAGAACAAGAGAAGGAAGACGAGTTTATGCTGGATGCACTTGCAAAGAAGCGTGATGACATTTCTACCTCTGagcttgaaaagaaaattatggAGTTGAGCAATGAAATTGAGTTGTACAAGAAAGATCGTGAGGATCTCGAGATGCAAATGGAGCAACTTGCACTGGATTATGAGATTCTGAAGCAAGAGAACCATGACATATCCTCGAGGCTGGAGCAAACACAACTGAGGGAGCAACTAAGGATGCAATACGAGTGTTCAGCTCATTTGGCTATAATAAGTGATCTTGAAGCCAATGTTGAGAGCTTGGATAATGAACTCCAAACACAGGCTAAAAACTTCGAGGCTGACATAGCAGAAATAATGAGTGCAAAGGTGGAACAAGAGCAACGGGCCATTAAGGCTGAGGAGGCTCTAAGGAAGATAAGATGGAACAATGCAACTACTGCAGAACGACTACAGGAGGAATTCAAGGTGTTGTCTTCGCAGGTATCTTCAGCTTTCAGTGCAAATGAACGGCATCTTGTGCAAGCAAGAAAAGAGGTTGCAGAGCTGCAGTTGCAGAAGAGCCAGTTAGAAGAGTTACTTCAAAAGGCCCAAGGAGATCTTGGATCAATTCAGGATCAGCACCGGGTTAAGGTTCAACAGTTAATAACACTGGTGGATTTCAAGTCAAAGGAGATTGACAGGCTACTGATGGAGCTCAAAAGCAAGAGCGATGAGTTCCAGAACCAAAAAAGATGTGATGAGGCAAAGTTGAGTGCTCTGTCAGAAGAAGTCGACCTACTTAATGCCAAGATCGACAAGCTATCCAGTGAGAGAGATGAACTCTTCGAAAAGAATGAGCAGAAAGATAAGGAAGTAGCTGGAATTAGTGAAAAGGATGCACAATTGCAAGACAAAGCTGCTGAGATTACTTCGCTAAATAAAGAGCTTGCATTGCTGAAGGACCAAGTGAAGATGCATTTGGAGGAACTGCACTATTTAAAATGCTCGAAGAATGAGAAGGAAGAAACAATTGGAAAGCTGCAAATAGATATTGGGTCATTGAAGCTCCAGTGTGAGAACTTGAAAACTTTGCTGTCCAAGAAAGAGTCTGAGAAAGACAACCTTGCTTCTCAGGTGCTGAAGCTAAGAAGATCCCTTGAAACTAAGGAAGGTGCAAAGACAAACGGTGTAAATGCAGATGTGAAG GACAATCAACACACTAATCATAAGCGTGTCAAGCACAATACCAGCTCCACTGGGAGCACTACTGCGCTGGCAGGCACCAACAGACACAACGCGGAAGGTGACTGCAACTGCAACGGGCAAGCCATGAG GAACGCGGCCGAGCAGTCATCAAAAGAGCTGGCTTCTCTGAAAGAGAGGAACaaagccatggaggaggagctgaaGGAGCTGCATGAGCGCTACTCCGAGATCAGCCTGCGGTTCGCGGAGGTGGAGGGCGAGCGGCAGCAGCTCGTGATGACGGTGCGGTCGCTGAAGAACTCCCAGCGGTGA